The nucleotide window GGTCAAGAGCTACCGTCCCGTTCGTTTCAATCTCGGAGGAATTGAATTGATAACCGTCTGCCGCTACTTGGCAAAACATTTCAATCAAAGCGTTCTGTTGTAACATCGGCTCACCGCCTGAAATGACTAGATTTTTCGTATTCACGCCGATAAGTTTTCCCGCAACAAAAGCGGGAGATAGTTCGTGCAGCTCATCTTCGAGTCTAACTGTTTTTGAACCCCATTTTTCTTCTATTCCGTCTCCTTTTCCAAAGTTCCACGAATACCAAGTATCGCACCATTTACAATGAAGATTGCACATCGCAAGCCGTAGGAACGTGCAAGGCAAGCCCGCGTTCGTTCCTTCGCCTTGGAAGGTAGAGAAAATCTCATTCACTTTTAGATTCATATCGTTGGTTTTTAACGAGCACCGAGCAATTCTCCGTCTCCCATAGACGAATCTTTGAGATAACCCCGTTGAATCCTTTTATCTTGAACGCCAAGTCTAAATCAATGAGAAAGTTTTGCGCCAAGACTTCTGCAGAAGGATTAGGAAAAAAGTCATTCAAATCCTTATGGTCGTATCTATCAATGACTACTTCCTTAACAAGTTTTGTCAGGTCGTCAAAATCAAGCACTATGTCATTTTCATTGAGTTCTCCCAAAGCTGAAACCTCTAACTTATAACTGTACCCGTACGACTGTTGGCATTTTCCTTTATGCCAAGGCAGTCTATGCGCGGCTTCAAAGGTGAATCGTTTTGTGATTTCAAGCATATTTCGCGCTAGCGTGTTTAGAAATTATGTTTTCGAGAAAAAGTTTATGTATCTTATAGTCGAATCTCCCTTGGTCTGTATTCGACATCAGTTTCAATCTATCCAGTTTTTCTTTTGAATAAATGAGCCGTAGCCATTCGTGGGCTTCAATAGGATTCTTATGCCACCAATTAAGATGACAGGCATAGCAAAGGGCTTTCACATTTTCAGGTTCAAACTCCATCCGCCGATAACGTCCTTTAGGATAGATATGCGATAACTGCCATTTAGGATTCCCACATCGCAAACATCTTTTATCTCGAAATCCTACTATCTCGTGAAGAAGTCCGTTTAAGGTTTTTTTTTCGTGTTTGGTCATTTTTTTTCTCCCATCTCTACCGCCCAGCGTAAGCCGAGCGGTCACACTAACCTCGCTTGCGCGAGAACGACGCACCCCGTTGATTGCGCTTGCGCGCCTTACAACGGGCGGTAGAGACAGGAGACGAATCGGGAGGAGGAGGAATAACCCCCCGATTCGCTCCCGTCCTATTTTACCACCTAACGCCAGCACGAACAATCTATAACCTGTTGATAACTAACCAAGAAAATCTCCGGGGTCTGGAACCATAATACCCATCGTCGCCGCTTCGGCTCTTATCCTCTCGCAAACTCTCCGACAAATTTCTCGAGTCCTTTGGCATACATCTCTCGGGCTTCAATCTTGCTCTCTGAATAGCCAAGGATTCTTTGTTTGTATTTTATAGTAAGCGTGGCTCGCCACTTTTTCATAATCCTGCACCAGCTC belongs to Candidatus Paceibacterota bacterium and includes:
- a CDS encoding 7-carboxy-7-deazaguanine synthase QueE codes for the protein MNLKVNEIFSTFQGEGTNAGLPCTFLRLAMCNLHCKWCDTWYSWNFGKGDGIEEKWGSKTVRLEDELHELSPAFVAGKLIGVNTKNLVISGGEPMLQQNALIEMFCQVAADGYQFNSSEIETNGTVALDPRLNNRGSN
- a CDS encoding 6-carboxytetrahydropterin synthase codes for the protein MLEITKRFTFEAAHRLPWHKGKCQQSYGYSYKLEVSALGELNENDIVLDFDDLTKLVKEVVIDRYDHKDLNDFFPNPSAEVLAQNFLIDLDLAFKIKGFNGVISKIRLWETENCSVLVKNQRYESKSE